Proteins found in one Corynebacterium sanguinis genomic segment:
- a CDS encoding succinate dehydrogenase/fumarate reductase iron-sulfur subunit encodes MKLTLEIWRQAGPDTDGNFETVQVDDAVEQMSILELLDHVNNNYVEAGKEPFTFASDCREGICGTCGVTVNGRPHGAGQNTTACLQRLFNYKDGDTLRIEPFRSGAFPVIKDLAVDRSALDRVMQQGGYISVQAGTAPDADTLHVNHETAELALDYAACIGCGACVAACPNGAAHLFTGAKLKHLKLLPLGKQERGKRARQMVDELETNFGHCSLYGECADVCPAGIPLDAVGAINAERARAAFRGKDD; translated from the coding sequence ATGAAACTGACACTTGAGATCTGGCGTCAGGCCGGACCCGATACTGACGGAAACTTCGAAACCGTCCAGGTCGACGACGCGGTGGAGCAGATGTCCATCCTCGAGCTCCTCGACCACGTGAACAACAACTACGTCGAGGCTGGCAAGGAGCCGTTCACCTTCGCTTCCGACTGCCGCGAAGGCATCTGCGGCACCTGTGGCGTGACCGTCAACGGCCGCCCGCACGGCGCTGGCCAGAACACCACCGCGTGCCTGCAGCGTCTGTTCAACTACAAGGACGGCGACACGCTGCGCATCGAGCCGTTCCGCTCGGGCGCGTTCCCGGTGATCAAGGACCTGGCCGTGGATCGTTCCGCGCTGGACCGCGTCATGCAGCAGGGTGGCTACATCTCCGTCCAGGCTGGTACCGCCCCGGACGCCGATACCCTGCACGTCAACCACGAGACCGCCGAGCTCGCGCTCGACTACGCGGCCTGTATCGGCTGTGGTGCCTGCGTCGCGGCCTGCCCGAACGGTGCTGCGCACCTGTTCACCGGCGCCAAGCTGAAGCACCTCAAGCTACTTCCGCTGGGCAAGCAGGAGCGCGGCAAGCGCGCCCGCCAGATGGTCGATGAGCTCGAAACCAACTTCGGCCACTGCTCGCTCTACGGGGAGTGCGCGGACGTTTGCCCGGCGGGCATCCCGCTCGACGCCGTCGGCGCGATCAACGCTGAGCGCGCGCGTGCAGCCTTCCGCGGCAAGGACGACTAA
- a CDS encoding fumarate reductase/succinate dehydrogenase flavoprotein subunit, giving the protein MTTAHNSAAGQQAASPETFHAAQGDANTTNQAGEFRQPESTVPGVTPGLILANNEPDSTKVRMKDMWEWQKDHMNLVSPLNRRKFTILVVGTGLSGGAAAAALGELGYKVKAFTYHDAPRRAHSIAAQGGVNSARGKKVDNDGAYRHTKDTVKGGDYRCRESDCWRLAIESARVIDHMNAIGAPFAREYGGTLATRSFGGVQVSRTYYTRGQTGQQLQLSTASALQRQIHLGNVEIFTHHDLMDLIVSEGAEGQGKGTCRGIVTRNLITGEITPFTGHAVILATGGYGNVYHKTTLAKNSNASAMMRAYERGAYLASPCFVQFHPTGLPVNAKWQAKTTLMSESLRNDGRIWTPKEKGDERDPKDIPEEERDYFLERRYPAFGNLVPRDVASRAISQQLNAGYGVGPLRNSAYLDFTDAIDRLGVDTIRERYSNLFEMYEDSTGADPYQEPMRIAPTVHFTMGGLWTDFNEMTSLDGLFAAGEASWTYHGANRLGANSLLSASVDGWFTLPFTVPNYLADHLGEEALDVDAPEVHEAVTRTQDMIQRLMSVNGPEPHGPEHFHEQLGDILYEHCGVSRSVEGLKAGIEKIRRLREDFWTNISIPGIPNDMNQTLEAAIRLADYINLGELMCVDALDRDESCGAHYRDDHLTEDGEAQRDDDNWCFVSAWEPAGKDGFIRHAEPLYFDSIPLMARNYK; this is encoded by the coding sequence ATGACAACCGCTCACAACTCGGCGGCAGGCCAGCAGGCCGCTTCGCCCGAAACCTTCCACGCCGCCCAGGGCGACGCCAACACGACGAACCAGGCGGGCGAGTTCCGCCAGCCCGAGTCCACCGTGCCGGGCGTTACCCCGGGCCTGATCCTGGCCAACAACGAGCCGGACAGCACCAAGGTCCGCATGAAGGACATGTGGGAGTGGCAAAAAGACCACATGAACCTGGTCTCCCCGCTCAACCGCCGCAAGTTCACCATCCTCGTCGTCGGTACCGGCCTCTCCGGCGGCGCCGCCGCGGCCGCTCTCGGCGAGCTTGGCTACAAGGTCAAGGCGTTTACCTACCACGACGCACCGCGCCGCGCCCACTCCATCGCAGCGCAGGGCGGCGTGAACTCCGCCCGCGGCAAGAAGGTGGATAACGACGGCGCGTACCGCCACACCAAGGACACCGTCAAGGGCGGCGACTACCGCTGCCGCGAGTCCGACTGCTGGCGCCTCGCCATCGAGTCCGCCCGCGTGATCGACCACATGAACGCCATCGGCGCACCGTTCGCCCGCGAGTACGGCGGCACCCTGGCCACCCGCTCCTTCGGCGGCGTGCAGGTCTCGCGCACCTACTACACCCGCGGCCAAACGGGTCAGCAGCTGCAGCTGTCCACTGCGTCCGCGCTGCAGCGCCAGATCCACCTCGGCAACGTGGAGATCTTCACCCACCACGACCTGATGGACCTGATCGTGTCCGAGGGCGCTGAGGGCCAGGGCAAGGGCACCTGCCGCGGCATCGTCACCCGCAACCTGATCACCGGCGAGATCACCCCCTTCACCGGCCACGCCGTGATCCTGGCGACCGGCGGGTACGGCAACGTCTACCACAAGACGACGCTGGCCAAGAACTCCAACGCCTCGGCCATGATGCGAGCCTACGAGCGCGGCGCCTACCTCGCCTCGCCCTGCTTCGTCCAGTTCCACCCGACTGGCCTGCCGGTCAACGCGAAGTGGCAGGCGAAGACGACTCTGATGTCGGAGTCGCTGCGTAACGACGGCCGCATCTGGACGCCGAAGGAGAAGGGCGACGAGCGCGACCCGAAGGACATTCCGGAGGAGGAGCGCGACTACTTCCTCGAGCGCCGCTACCCGGCGTTCGGCAACCTGGTGCCCCGCGACGTCGCATCCCGCGCGATCTCGCAGCAGCTCAACGCCGGCTACGGCGTCGGCCCGCTGCGTAACTCCGCTTACCTGGACTTCACCGACGCCATCGACCGCCTCGGTGTGGACACCATCCGCGAGCGCTACTCCAACCTCTTCGAGATGTACGAGGACTCCACGGGCGCTGACCCGTACCAGGAGCCGATGCGCATCGCCCCGACGGTGCACTTCACCATGGGCGGGCTGTGGACCGACTTCAACGAGATGACCTCGCTTGACGGCCTGTTCGCTGCCGGCGAGGCATCCTGGACCTACCACGGCGCGAACCGCCTGGGCGCGAACTCGCTGCTTTCCGCGTCCGTCGACGGCTGGTTCACCCTGCCGTTCACGGTGCCGAACTACCTCGCCGACCACCTCGGTGAGGAAGCCCTCGACGTTGACGCGCCCGAGGTCCACGAGGCTGTCACCCGCACCCAGGACATGATCCAGCGCCTGATGAGCGTCAACGGCCCCGAGCCGCACGGCCCGGAGCACTTCCACGAGCAGCTCGGCGACATCCTCTACGAGCACTGCGGCGTGTCCCGCTCGGTGGAGGGCCTCAAGGCCGGCATCGAGAAGATCCGCCGCCTGCGCGAGGACTTCTGGACCAACATCTCCATCCCGGGCATCCCGAACGACATGAACCAGACGCTCGAGGCTGCGATCCGCCTGGCGGATTACATCAACCTCGGCGAGCTGATGTGCGTCGACGCGCTGGATCGCGACGAGTCCTGCGGTGCCCACTACCGCGACGACCACCTCACCGAAGACGGCGAGGCGCAGCGTGACGACGACAACTGGTGCTTCGTCTCCGCGTGGGAGCCCGCCGGCAAGGATGGCTTCATCCGCCACGCTGAACCGCTCTACTTCGATTCGATCCCTCTGATGGCAAGGAACTACAAGTAA
- a CDS encoding succinate dehydrogenase cytochrome b subunit, translating into MTVQNADRDAIRHGKITEAPLRERPSVPTWALKMIMAVTGLLFGLYVLGHMVGNLKIFMPLHSNGVAPIDEYGHFLRTMGEPILPYGALLWLIRIVLLVALVLHVWGAFALRGRSAKSRGKFKRTNLMGGWQSTATRSMLITGVILLLFIIFHILDLTLGQVVASDEFVHGAVRNNLLATFAPGRWWVVAIYVIANLALLLHLTHGVYLAVSDLGWLGKRGHAVMVVLAYILPALVVIGNIVMPLAISFGWIPGFSR; encoded by the coding sequence ATGACTGTACAAAACGCAGACCGTGACGCAATTCGCCACGGAAAAATTACCGAAGCGCCGCTGCGCGAGCGGCCATCCGTCCCCACGTGGGCTCTGAAGATGATCATGGCCGTAACCGGCCTGCTCTTCGGCCTGTACGTTCTCGGCCACATGGTCGGAAACCTCAAGATCTTCATGCCGCTGCACAGCAACGGAGTAGCCCCGATCGATGAGTACGGCCACTTCCTGCGCACCATGGGCGAGCCCATCCTGCCCTACGGCGCCCTGCTCTGGCTGATCCGCATTGTCCTGCTCGTCGCCCTTGTGCTGCACGTGTGGGGCGCGTTCGCCCTGCGCGGGCGCTCGGCGAAGTCCCGTGGCAAGTTCAAGCGCACGAACCTGATGGGCGGCTGGCAGTCCACCGCCACCCGCTCGATGCTGATCACCGGCGTTATCCTGCTGCTGTTCATCATCTTCCACATTCTCGACCTCACCCTCGGCCAGGTCGTCGCTTCCGACGAGTTCGTCCACGGCGCGGTGCGCAACAACCTGCTGGCCACCTTCGCGCCGGGACGCTGGTGGGTTGTCGCGATCTACGTCATCGCTAACCTCGCCCTGCTTCTCCACCTCACGCACGGCGTTTACCTCGCGGTCTCCGACCTGGGCTGGCTGGGCAAGCGCGGACACGCCGTCATGGTGGTCCTTGCCTACATCCTCCCGGCGCTCGTGGTGATTGGAAACATCGTCATGCCGCTGGCGATCTCATTCGGCTGGATTCCCGGCTTCTCAAGGTAG